The sequence CGCTCGCGGGCGCGGGCGGAGATCTCCAATTCCTGGGGCAGGCCCTTCTCGGCGACCACCAGCGAGTGGTAGCGGGTGGCGGTGAAGGGCGAAGGCAGGCCGCGGAAGACCGCCTTGCCATCGTGCTCGATCTCGCTGGTCTTGCCGTGCATGACGTGGGCGGCGCGCACCACTTGGCCGCCGAAAGCCGCGCCGATGGCCTGGTGCCCCAGGCAGACGCCCAGGATGGGTACCTGGCCGGCCAGGCGGCGGATCAGCTCGATGCTGATGCCGGCTTCCTGCGGGGTGCAGGGGCCCGGGGAGAGCAGGACGCGCGCGGGCTTCAGCGCTTCGACCTCGTCCACCGTGACCTGGTCGTTGCGGCGGACTTCCACCTGCTGCCCCAGCTCGCCCAGATACTGGACCAGGTTGTAGGTGAAGGAATCGTAGTTGT comes from Terriglobales bacterium and encodes:
- a CDS encoding aminodeoxychorismate/anthranilate synthase component II, which encodes MVFVLDNYDSFTYNLVQYLGELGQQVEVRRNDQVTVDEVEALKPARVLLSPGPCTPQEAGISIELIRRLAGQVPILGVCLGHQAIGAAFGGQVVRAAHVMHGKTSEIEHDGKAVFRGLPSPFTATRYHSLVVAEKGLPQELEISARARERDGSSVIMGLRHRRFPVEGVQFHPESVLTQHGKRLLENFLAL